One window of Enterobacter sp. RHBSTW-00175 genomic DNA carries:
- the azoR gene encoding FMN-dependent NADH-azoreductase, whose product MSKVLVLKSSILAGYSQSGQLSDYFVEQWREQHSADEITVRDLAANPIPVLDGELVGALRPSDAQLTPRQQEALALSDELIAELQAHDVIVINAPMYNFNIPTQLKNYFDLVARAGVTFRYTEKGPEGLVKGKRAVVLTSRGGIHKDTATDLVTPYLSVFLGFIGITDVNFVFAEGIAYGPEVATKAQSDAKAAIDGFVAA is encoded by the coding sequence ATGAGCAAAGTATTAGTTTTGAAATCCAGTATTCTGGCAGGGTACTCTCAGTCTGGTCAGCTGTCTGACTATTTCGTTGAACAGTGGCGTGAACAGCATTCTGCTGACGAAATCACCGTACGTGACCTGGCGGCTAACCCGATCCCTGTGCTGGACGGCGAACTGGTTGGCGCACTGCGTCCGAGCGATGCTCAGCTGACTCCACGTCAGCAGGAAGCGCTGGCGCTGTCTGATGAGCTGATTGCAGAACTGCAAGCTCACGACGTTATCGTGATCAACGCTCCAATGTACAACTTCAACATCCCAACTCAGCTGAAGAACTACTTCGACCTGGTGGCGCGTGCTGGCGTAACTTTCCGTTACACCGAAAAAGGCCCTGAAGGTCTGGTGAAAGGCAAACGTGCGGTTGTGCTGACCAGCCGTGGTGGTATCCATAAAGATACCGCAACTGACCTGGTGACCCCATACCTGAGCGTTTTCCTGGGCTTCATCGGCATCACCGACGTGAACTTCGTGTTCGCTGAAGGTATCGCTTACGGTCCGGAAGTGGCGACCAAAGCTCAGTCTGACGCGAAAGCCGCTATTGACGGTTTCGTAGCAGCATAA
- a CDS encoding RluA family pseudouridine synthase, with protein sequence MSVIVDTFIAPPCPDEIEILWQDEHIALINKPSGLLSLSGKNPHNLDSVHYRLVKIFPGCTLVHRLDFGTSGLMVIARNKAINAALCYQFSQRTISKVYTALLCGHMEDDEGIIDAPIAKDPALFPLMSICAVTGKPARSRYRVIDRFYQGAELPLTRVELIPETGRTHQLRIHCQQTGHPILGCDLYGGLALPGTENTARLMLHASGLDFVHPVTGELIKARNASPF encoded by the coding sequence ATGTCTGTCATTGTTGATACGTTTATTGCCCCACCTTGTCCTGATGAGATAGAGATCCTCTGGCAGGACGAACACATCGCGCTTATCAATAAACCGTCCGGGCTGCTTAGCCTTTCCGGTAAAAACCCGCACAATCTCGATTCCGTCCATTATCGGCTGGTAAAAATATTCCCTGGCTGCACGCTGGTGCATCGTCTGGATTTCGGCACATCCGGATTAATGGTGATCGCCCGCAATAAAGCCATCAACGCCGCCCTGTGTTACCAGTTCAGTCAGCGCACCATCAGCAAGGTGTATACCGCCCTGCTTTGCGGGCATATGGAAGACGATGAAGGGATAATCGATGCGCCGATTGCCAAAGATCCGGCGCTGTTTCCGCTGATGTCAATTTGTGCTGTCACCGGCAAACCGGCTCGCTCTCGCTACCGGGTTATCGATCGCTTTTATCAGGGTGCGGAACTGCCGTTAACGCGGGTCGAGCTTATCCCGGAAACCGGGCGTACTCACCAGCTGCGCATTCACTGCCAGCAGACAGGACACCCGATTTTAGGCTGTGATTTGTACGGAGGGCTTGCGTTGCCGGGCACAGAAAATACCGCGAGGCTGATGCTACACGCCAGCGGACTGGATTTTGTTCATCCGGTCACCGGGGAGTTAATAAAGGCGCGTAACGCCAGCCCGTTTTAG
- the hrpA gene encoding ATP-dependent RNA helicase HrpA, giving the protein MTEQQKLSFPMLLQQLDSLMLRDKQRFARRLHGVKKVKNPDAQQAIYQEMAQEIEQAAGKVVLREAARPAITYPENLPVSQKKQDILNAVRDNQVVIVAGETGSGKTTQLPKICMELGRGVKGLIGHTQPRRLAARTVANRIAEELQTEPGGCIGYKVRFSDHVSDNTMVKLMTDGILLAEIQQDRLLMQYDTIIIDEAHERSLNIDFLLGYLKELLPRRPDLKIIITSATIDPERFSKHFNNAPIIEVSGRTFPVEVRYRPIVEEADDTERDQLQAIFDAVDELGNESAGDILIFMSGEREIRDTADALSKRDLRHTEILPLYARLSNSEQNRVFQAHSGRRIVLATNVAETSLTVPGIKYVIDPGTARISRYSYRTKVQRLPIEPVSQASANQRKGRCGRVSEGICIRLYSEDDFLSRPEFTDPEILRTNLASVILQMTALGLGDIAAFPFVEAPDKRNIQDGVRLLEELGAITTDEQATAYKLTPQGRQLSQLPVDPRLARMVLEAQKHGCVREAMIITSALSIQDPRERPMDKQQASDEKHRRFHDKESDFLAFVNLWNYLSEQQKALSSNQFRRQCRVDFLNYLRVREWQDIYTQLRQVVKELGIPVNSEPAEYREIHISLLTGLLSHIGMKDAEKQEFTGARNARFSIFPGSGLFKKPPKWTMVAELVETSRLWGRIAARIDPEWVEPVAQHLLKRSYSEPHWERAQGAVMATEKVTVYGLPVVAARKVNYSQIDPALCRELFIRHALVEGDWQTRHAFFRENLKLRAEVEELEHKSRRRDILVDDDALFEFYDQRISHDVISARHFDSWWKKASKETPDLLNFEKSMLIKEGAESVSKLDYPNFWHQGNLKLRLTYQFEPGADADGVTVHIPLPLLNQVEESGFEWQIPGLRRELVIALIKSLPKPVRRNFVPAPNYAEAFLGRVTPLELPLLESLEREFRRMTGTTIDRDDWNWDQVPDHLKISFRVVDDKNKKLLEGRSLMELKDALKGKVQETLSAVADDGIEQSGLHIWSFGQLPESYEQKRGNYKVKAWPALVDERDSVAIKLFDNPLEQQQMMWRGLRRLLLLNIPSPIKYLHEKLPNKAKLGLYFNPYGKVLDLIDDCISCGVDKLIDEAGGPVWTEEAFAKLHDKVRAELNDTVVDIAKQVEQILTAVFNINKRLKGRVDMTMALGLSDVKAQMAGLVYRGFVTGNGFKRLGDTLRYLLAIEKRLEKLVVDPHRDRAQMLKVESVQQAWQQWLNKLPPARRDDEDVQAIRWMIEELRVSFFAQQLGTLYPISDKRILQAMEQISG; this is encoded by the coding sequence ATGACAGAACAACAAAAATTATCCTTCCCGATGCTCCTGCAACAGCTCGATTCCCTTATGCTGCGGGACAAACAGCGTTTTGCCCGCCGTCTGCATGGCGTGAAGAAGGTTAAAAATCCTGATGCACAACAGGCCATTTACCAGGAGATGGCGCAAGAGATTGAACAGGCGGCAGGGAAAGTTGTGCTGCGCGAAGCCGCGCGTCCGGCAATCACCTACCCGGAAAACCTGCCTGTCAGCCAGAAGAAACAGGACATTCTCAACGCCGTACGCGACAACCAGGTGGTGATCGTGGCGGGGGAGACGGGGTCCGGGAAAACCACACAGCTACCTAAAATCTGTATGGAGCTGGGGCGCGGTGTGAAAGGGCTGATTGGCCATACACAGCCTCGTCGTCTGGCGGCGCGTACCGTGGCGAACCGTATTGCCGAAGAGCTGCAAACGGAGCCGGGCGGCTGCATTGGCTACAAGGTGCGATTCAGCGATCACGTCAGCGATAACACCATGGTCAAGCTGATGACCGACGGTATTCTGCTGGCGGAAATCCAGCAGGATCGCCTGCTGATGCAGTACGACACCATCATCATCGATGAAGCGCATGAACGCAGCCTGAATATCGACTTCCTGCTCGGTTATCTGAAAGAGCTGCTGCCGCGCCGCCCGGATCTGAAAATCATCATTACGTCCGCGACCATCGACCCGGAACGTTTCTCGAAGCATTTCAACAATGCGCCGATTATCGAAGTTTCTGGCCGTACCTTCCCGGTGGAAGTGCGTTATCGCCCGATTGTTGAAGAGGCGGACGATACCGAGCGCGACCAGTTGCAGGCTATTTTCGATGCCGTCGATGAGCTGGGGAACGAAAGCGCGGGCGATATCCTGATCTTTATGAGCGGCGAGCGCGAAATCCGCGATACCGCCGACGCGCTGAGCAAGCGTGATCTGCGCCATACCGAGATCCTGCCGTTGTATGCCCGTCTGTCAAACAGCGAGCAAAACCGCGTATTCCAGGCGCACAGCGGGCGTCGTATCGTGCTGGCAACCAACGTGGCGGAAACGTCACTGACCGTACCGGGTATTAAGTACGTAATCGACCCAGGTACGGCGCGTATCAGCCGCTACAGCTACCGCACCAAAGTGCAGCGCCTGCCGATTGAACCGGTTTCCCAGGCCTCTGCTAACCAGCGTAAAGGGCGTTGCGGTCGTGTATCTGAGGGGATCTGTATTCGTCTTTATTCTGAAGATGATTTCCTCTCCCGTCCGGAGTTTACCGACCCGGAAATCCTGCGTACCAACCTGGCGTCCGTCATTCTGCAAATGACCGCGTTAGGATTGGGCGATATTGCCGCGTTCCCGTTTGTGGAAGCGCCGGATAAACGCAACATTCAGGACGGCGTGCGCCTGCTGGAAGAGTTAGGCGCCATCACCACTGACGAACAGGCAACGGCGTATAAACTGACCCCGCAGGGGCGTCAGCTCAGCCAGCTTCCGGTTGACCCGCGACTGGCACGTATGGTGCTGGAAGCGCAAAAACATGGCTGCGTGCGTGAAGCGATGATCATCACCTCGGCGCTTTCCATTCAGGATCCGCGCGAGCGTCCGATGGATAAACAGCAGGCATCCGATGAGAAACACCGCCGTTTCCACGACAAAGAGTCAGATTTTCTCGCCTTTGTGAACCTGTGGAACTATCTGAGTGAACAGCAGAAAGCGCTGTCGTCTAACCAGTTCCGCCGTCAGTGCCGGGTTGATTTCCTAAACTATTTGCGCGTGCGTGAGTGGCAGGATATCTACACCCAGCTGCGCCAGGTGGTGAAAGAGCTTGGCATCCCGGTGAACAGCGAGCCGGCTGAATACCGCGAAATTCATATTTCACTGCTGACGGGGCTTCTGTCCCATATCGGTATGAAAGACGCCGAGAAGCAGGAGTTTACCGGTGCGCGTAACGCTCGTTTCTCTATTTTCCCGGGCTCTGGTTTATTCAAAAAACCGCCGAAGTGGACAATGGTGGCCGAGCTGGTGGAAACCAGCCGTCTGTGGGGGCGTATTGCTGCCCGCATCGATCCAGAATGGGTTGAGCCGGTTGCTCAGCACCTGCTGAAACGCTCGTACAGTGAACCGCACTGGGAGCGCGCGCAGGGCGCGGTCATGGCGACAGAAAAAGTGACCGTGTACGGCTTGCCGGTAGTGGCGGCGCGTAAGGTCAACTACAGCCAGATTGACCCGGCGCTGTGCCGCGAGCTGTTTATTCGTCATGCGCTGGTTGAAGGTGACTGGCAGACGCGCCACGCGTTCTTCCGTGAAAACCTGAAACTGCGCGCCGAAGTGGAAGAGCTTGAGCACAAATCCCGACGCCGCGACATTCTGGTGGATGACGATGCGCTGTTCGAATTTTATGACCAGCGTATTAGCCATGACGTGATTTCTGCACGCCACTTTGACAGCTGGTGGAAGAAAGCCAGTAAAGAGACGCCAGACCTGCTCAACTTTGAAAAGAGCATGTTGATCAAAGAAGGGGCGGAATCGGTCAGCAAGCTGGACTACCCGAACTTCTGGCATCAGGGCAACCTGAAGCTGCGTTTGACCTATCAGTTTGAGCCAGGGGCAGACGCCGACGGTGTGACGGTACATATCCCGCTGCCGCTGTTAAACCAGGTGGAAGAGAGCGGTTTTGAGTGGCAGATCCCCGGCCTGCGCCGCGAGCTGGTGATTGCCCTGATTAAGTCGCTGCCAAAACCGGTGCGCCGTAACTTTGTTCCGGCGCCGAACTATGCCGAGGCATTTTTGGGCCGCGTTACACCTCTGGAACTGCCGCTGCTGGAATCGCTGGAACGTGAATTCCGACGTATGACCGGCACGACCATCGACCGCGACGACTGGAACTGGGATCAGGTGCCCGATCACCTGAAAATCAGTTTCCGCGTGGTGGACGATAAAAACAAAAAGCTCCTGGAAGGGCGTTCCCTGATGGAGCTGAAAGATGCGCTCAAAGGTAAGGTACAGGAAACCTTGTCTGCCGTGGCGGATGACGGTATCGAACAGAGCGGGTTGCATATCTGGAGCTTTGGTCAACTGCCGGAAAGCTACGAGCAGAAACGCGGAAACTACAAGGTGAAGGCCTGGCCTGCGCTGGTGGATGAACGTGACAGTGTCGCGATCAAGCTGTTTGATAATCCGCTGGAGCAGCAGCAAATGATGTGGCGCGGTTTACGCCGCCTGCTGCTGCTGAACATTCCGTCGCCGATTAAGTATCTGCACGAAAAACTGCCGAACAAAGCCAAACTGGGTCTCTACTTTAACCCGTACGGGAAAGTGCTGGACCTGATTGACGACTGCATCTCCTGCGGCGTGGACAAGCTTATTGACGAGGCGGGCGGCCCGGTCTGGACGGAAGAGGCGTTTGCGAAATTGCACGATAAAGTGCGCGCAGAGCTGAACGACACCGTGGTCGACATCGCCAAACAGGTAGAGCAGATCCTGACGGCCGTGTTCAATATTAACAAACGCCTGAAAGGGCGCGTGGATATGACCATGGCGCTGGGGCTGTCGGACGTAAAAGCCCAGATGGCGGGGCTGGTGTACCGTGGTTTTGTCACCGGCAACGGCTTTAAGCGTCTGGGTGACACGCTGCGTTACCTGCTGGCTATCGAAAAACGCCTTGAGAAGCTGGTCGTGGATCCGCATCGCGATCGCGCGCAAATGCTGAAAGTGGAAAGTGTGCAGCAGGCCTGGCAGCAGTGGCTCAATAAACTGCCGCCAGCCCGCCGTGACGATGAAGACGTTCAGGCAATCCGCTGGATGATTGAGGAGTTACGCGTCAGCTTCTTCGCGCAGCAACTTGGTACGCTGTATCCGATTTCGGATAAGCGTATTTTACAGGCGATGGAGCAGATTTCCGGTTAA